From Roseofilum casamattae BLCC-M143, one genomic window encodes:
- a CDS encoding HhoA/HhoB/HtrA family serine endopeptidase, producing the protein MANSNPSDNSRQPASWKQSLMYLTVMLFGSAVTLVGTQVLSRSPRVLNPVASSSLISPISAPLVAGDNDSFVSQVVKNVGPSVVRIDASRIVTQQVPDVFNDPFFRRFFGRSSPVPREREVRGSGSGFVINSEGIILTNAHVIEGADTVDVTLKDGRTLEGKVLGTDPVTDVAVVKIEGENIPHVQLGNSDELEPGEWAIAIGNPLGLDNTVTVGIISATGRSSAQVGIPDKRVSFIQTDAAINPGNSGGPLLNQKGEVIGINTAIIQGAQGLGFSIPINTAQDIAEQLVTKGEVDHPFLGIQMVALTPELKADINNSPNSDFTILEDRGVLIVQVIPNSPAAQAGIRAGDVIVEIAGETISEAGQVQQLVQNTKVGEPLNITVRRNGKSENLVVRPGVFPAE; encoded by the coding sequence ATGGCCAACTCCAACCCTTCCGATAACTCTCGTCAACCCGCCTCCTGGAAACAATCTCTGATGTATCTAACGGTTATGCTCTTTGGCAGTGCCGTAACTTTAGTGGGAACTCAAGTGCTATCGCGATCGCCACGAGTATTGAATCCAGTGGCATCGAGTTCCTTAATCTCGCCCATCTCTGCCCCCCTAGTCGCGGGAGATAATGACAGTTTCGTCAGTCAGGTAGTGAAAAATGTCGGCCCGTCCGTGGTTCGCATCGATGCCTCTCGAATTGTCACCCAACAAGTACCCGATGTGTTTAACGATCCCTTTTTTCGCCGCTTTTTCGGTCGTTCGTCCCCCGTTCCTCGGGAGCGGGAAGTGAGGGGATCTGGCTCGGGTTTTGTTATTAATAGCGAAGGCATTATTCTCACCAACGCTCACGTAATTGAAGGGGCAGATACGGTAGATGTTACCCTCAAAGATGGGAGAACCTTAGAAGGAAAAGTATTGGGAACCGATCCGGTAACCGATGTGGCCGTGGTGAAAATTGAGGGCGAAAATATCCCCCACGTGCAACTGGGGAACTCCGACGAGCTGGAACCGGGAGAGTGGGCGATCGCGATCGGCAATCCCCTCGGCTTGGATAATACAGTTACCGTGGGCATTATCAGCGCTACCGGACGCTCCAGCGCGCAAGTGGGCATTCCCGACAAGCGAGTTAGCTTTATTCAAACCGATGCGGCGATTAATCCGGGAAACTCGGGCGGCCCGTTGCTCAATCAAAAGGGAGAAGTGATTGGGATTAATACGGCTATTATTCAAGGCGCGCAAGGATTGGGATTTTCGATTCCGATTAATACCGCCCAAGATATTGCCGAGCAACTCGTCACTAAAGGTGAAGTGGATCATCCTTTCTTAGGCATTCAGATGGTCGCCTTAACTCCCGAGCTAAAAGCCGACATTAACAATAGTCCTAATAGTGACTTTACGATTCTCGAAGATCGAGGCGTCTTAATCGTACAAGTGATTCCCAACTCTCCAGCGGCTCAAGCTGGAATTCGCGCGGGTGATGTCATTGTGGAAATCGCAGGAGAAACGATTTCGGAAGCCGGTCAAGTGCAACAATTGGTGCAGAACACGAAGGTGGGAGAGCCATTGAATATAACCGTTCGCCGCAACGGAAAGTCTGAGAATCTTGTCGTTCGTCCTGGTGTATTTCCGGCAGAATAA
- a CDS encoding o-succinylbenzoate synthase — protein MGIDFHKSKDTRNYRVRYQPYCRQFQQPLQTHHGLWSHREGILIQLSALDSGDRLREGWGEIAPLPWFGSESVTEALNFCRSFPDTIRAVDLVKVPDRLPACQFGFESAFIDLHPSGTKSNRFKYCGLLPTGKAALNPELSVWRSGYSTLKWKIGVAEMSEELDLFHQLISNLPIGMQLRLDANGGLSTTQAREWLGACEHAPIEFLEQPLAVSEFAAMQRLAAEYSTPIALDESVATFPQLVQCYEKGWQGIMVVKPAICGFPSKLHQFCHEHPIDLVLSSVLETAIARRTILRLAATLPNLHRPLGLGTGHWFADSAPVDTART, from the coding sequence ATGGGGATCGATTTTCATAAATCTAAAGATACTCGAAATTATCGGGTTCGATATCAGCCCTATTGTCGTCAGTTCCAGCAACCACTCCAGACCCATCACGGGTTATGGAGCCATCGCGAGGGAATTCTAATTCAGCTCAGTGCTTTAGACTCCGGCGATCGCCTGCGGGAAGGTTGGGGAGAAATTGCTCCATTACCTTGGTTTGGCTCGGAAAGTGTTACAGAAGCTTTAAACTTTTGCCGATCGTTTCCCGATACAATTAGAGCGGTCGATCTGGTAAAAGTTCCCGATCGCTTGCCGGCTTGCCAATTTGGTTTTGAGTCTGCCTTTATCGATTTACACCCATCTGGAACCAAAAGCAATAGGTTTAAATACTGCGGTCTCTTACCGACAGGAAAGGCCGCACTTAACCCAGAGTTATCCGTTTGGCGATCGGGATATTCCACGTTGAAATGGAAAATTGGGGTTGCCGAGATGAGTGAAGAACTCGACCTATTTCACCAACTTATTTCTAATCTTCCAATAGGAATGCAACTCCGGCTCGATGCCAACGGTGGATTAAGCACAACTCAGGCACGGGAGTGGTTAGGCGCTTGCGAACATGCTCCCATTGAATTCTTAGAACAACCCTTAGCCGTATCGGAATTCGCCGCAATGCAACGCTTAGCTGCCGAGTATTCCACCCCTATTGCTTTAGACGAGTCGGTCGCAACTTTCCCGCAATTAGTACAATGCTACGAGAAAGGATGGCAAGGCATTATGGTAGTAAAACCAGCCATTTGCGGATTTCCTTCCAAGCTACACCAGTTTTGCCACGAGCATCCTATAGATCTGGTGCTCTCATCAGTTTTGGAAACGGCGATCGCCCGTCGCACCATTCTCAGATTAGCCGCTACCCTGCCCAACCTCCACCGTCCTCTCGGGTTGGGTACGGGCCACTGGTTTGCCGATTCCGCTCCGGTTGACACCGCTCGAACGTGA
- a CDS encoding M48 family metallopeptidase produces MLRLMQQVRYRRWIYPILSIWIALGLWIATPQGSQGFSIWDILPDAIQAIQLATLGDRQEMALGKEINQQLVTREVRLYDDEVMNDYIDRIGQRLVRESSRPPSSVFRYTFQVVDDESVNAFATLGGFVYIHTGLIAEAENEAELASVIGHEIAHISQRHAIKQMRRLAITRGLASAAGLDRNRAVQMGVEIALRLPHSREAEYEADALGLKMMTADGYAQIGMVDFMKKLVRARSVPTVLSTHPHARDRIAALEKVIDPEFAKQGRGLDATTYQDRIASIDLETERDDLPEPDEPDSWEI; encoded by the coding sequence ATGTTACGCCTTATGCAGCAAGTTCGGTATCGCCGGTGGATTTATCCCATACTCTCAATATGGATTGCTCTCGGACTTTGGATCGCGACTCCGCAAGGGAGTCAGGGATTTTCGATTTGGGATATCTTGCCCGATGCCATTCAAGCGATCCAACTGGCGACCTTAGGCGATCGCCAAGAAATGGCTCTGGGTAAAGAAATTAACCAGCAATTAGTGACGCGAGAAGTCCGGTTGTACGACGATGAAGTAATGAATGATTATATCGATCGCATCGGCCAGCGTTTAGTGCGAGAAAGCTCCCGTCCCCCCTCTTCCGTATTTCGTTACACCTTCCAAGTTGTAGACGACGAATCTGTTAATGCCTTCGCCACCCTGGGCGGATTTGTCTATATTCATACCGGATTAATTGCCGAAGCCGAGAATGAAGCCGAACTCGCCAGCGTCATCGGTCACGAAATTGCTCACATCTCGCAACGCCATGCCATTAAGCAGATGCGTCGCCTGGCCATAACCCGAGGACTCGCTAGCGCTGCGGGATTGGATCGCAACCGAGCCGTGCAAATGGGCGTAGAGATTGCCCTGCGCCTACCTCACTCCCGCGAAGCCGAATACGAAGCCGATGCTCTCGGACTCAAAATGATGACTGCCGATGGTTATGCTCAGATCGGCATGGTAGACTTCATGAAAAAACTGGTCCGAGCGCGATCGGTTCCCACAGTTCTCAGCACCCATCCCCACGCTCGCGATCGCATCGCCGCTTTAGAAAAAGTTATCGATCCCGAGTTTGCCAAACAAGGTCGCGGTTTAGATGCCACCACCTATCAGGATCGCATCGCCAGCATTGACCTGGAGACAGAAAGAGACGACTTGCCCGAACCAGACGAACCAGACTCCTGGGAAATCTAG
- the ureC gene encoding urease subunit alpha: MSYRMDRRAYAETYGPTVGDRLRLADTELIIEVERDYTTYGDEVKFGGGKTIRDGMGQSPIGNNQDNGAVDVVITNALILDWWGIVKADIGIVGGKIHKIGKAGNPYIQDNVDIIIGPGTEAIAGEGMVLTAGGIDSHIHFICPQQIETAIASGITTMLGGGTGPATGTNATTCTPGPWNLHRMLQAADAFPMNLGFMGKGNSAQTPALVEQIAAGAMGLKLHEDWGTTPAAIDTCLSVADDYDVQVAIHTDTLNEAGFVENTIAAFKNRAIHTYHTEGAGGGHAPDIIKVCGQPNVLPSSTNPTRPYTLNTLEEHLDMLMVCHHLDRSIPEDVAFAESRIRRETIAAEDILHDMGAFSTIASDSQAMGRVGETIIRTWQTAHKMKVQRGPLEGDSDRNDNTRAKRYVAKYTINPAIMHGISRYVGSVEAGKIADLCLWKPAMFGVKPELVLKGGAIAYAQMGDPNASIPTPQPVHMRPMFASFGGSMAATSFTFVSQEAIKREINQQLNLSKTLLPVENTRHISKRNLKLNDALPHIEVDPQTYEVRADGELLTCEPATILPMAQRYFLF, translated from the coding sequence ATGAGCTATCGGATGGATCGCCGCGCCTATGCGGAAACTTACGGCCCCACAGTTGGCGATCGCCTGCGCCTCGCCGACACCGAGTTAATTATCGAAGTCGAGCGCGACTATACCACCTACGGCGATGAAGTAAAGTTTGGCGGCGGGAAAACCATTCGCGATGGAATGGGACAATCTCCTATTGGTAATAACCAGGACAATGGTGCGGTAGATGTCGTCATCACCAATGCCCTGATTCTAGACTGGTGGGGTATTGTCAAAGCCGATATCGGTATTGTCGGCGGGAAAATTCACAAAATTGGGAAAGCCGGCAATCCCTATATTCAGGATAATGTCGATATTATCATCGGTCCCGGCACCGAAGCGATCGCCGGAGAAGGCATGGTGCTCACGGCTGGCGGTATCGATTCGCACATCCATTTTATCTGTCCGCAACAGATCGAAACGGCGATCGCATCCGGCATCACCACTATGCTCGGTGGCGGAACCGGCCCCGCCACTGGAACCAATGCCACCACCTGCACCCCCGGCCCCTGGAACCTGCATCGCATGTTGCAAGCTGCCGACGCCTTTCCCATGAACCTCGGCTTTATGGGGAAAGGAAATAGCGCGCAAACCCCAGCGCTCGTCGAGCAGATCGCAGCCGGAGCCATGGGGTTGAAACTCCATGAAGACTGGGGAACCACTCCAGCAGCGATCGATACCTGCTTGTCCGTAGCCGACGACTACGACGTGCAAGTTGCCATCCACACCGATACCCTGAACGAAGCAGGTTTCGTCGAAAACACCATCGCCGCCTTCAAAAACCGCGCCATCCATACTTACCATACCGAAGGCGCCGGTGGCGGTCACGCACCGGATATCATTAAAGTCTGCGGTCAACCCAACGTTCTCCCCTCTTCTACCAACCCCACCCGTCCCTATACCCTCAACACCCTAGAAGAGCATCTGGACATGCTCATGGTTTGCCACCATCTCGATCGCTCTATCCCAGAAGATGTGGCCTTTGCCGAGTCGCGCATCCGCCGGGAAACCATCGCCGCTGAAGATATCCTCCACGACATGGGCGCCTTTAGTACCATCGCTTCCGACTCCCAAGCCATGGGACGAGTGGGAGAAACCATCATCCGCACCTGGCAAACGGCGCACAAAATGAAGGTGCAGCGAGGGCCGTTGGAAGGAGATAGCGATCGCAACGACAATACCCGTGCCAAACGCTATGTGGCTAAATATACGATTAACCCCGCCATCATGCACGGCATTTCCCGGTATGTGGGGTCAGTCGAAGCAGGGAAAATTGCCGATCTCTGTCTGTGGAAACCGGCCATGTTTGGCGTAAAACCAGAGCTAGTGCTGAAAGGAGGCGCGATCGCCTACGCGCAAATGGGAGACCCCAACGCCAGCATTCCCACCCCGCAACCGGTACACATGCGTCCCATGTTTGCCAGTTTCGGCGGCTCGATGGCAGCAACCTCATTTACCTTCGTTTCCCAAGAAGCCATAAAGCGGGAGATTAACCAGCAGTTGAACTTAAGTAAAACCCTGCTTCCGGTGGAAAATACCCGCCACATTAGCAAACGCAACCTCAAACTCAATGACGCTCTTCCACACATTGAAGTCGATCCGCAAACCTATGAAGTACGCGCCGACGGAGAGCTACTCACCTGCGAACCTGCCACGATTTTACCCATGGCCCAACGCTATTTTCTCTTTTAA